A window from Sphingopyxis alaskensis RB2256 encodes these proteins:
- a CDS encoding TadE/TadG family type IV pilus assembly protein, translating to MSRAHAPLRRLVRRLRTSERGTAFIEFAFTAPVFLLVLLGIFDYCWQMYAQQVLQGVVAKAGRDATLEGFAADQSALDARVEAQVQKVFASATVTFNRRVFDDYSDIRPLRWVDSNGNGIQDPSPDDCWEDGGRQGNGGADDVVQYTVSMRFDRVLPVWRMLGQPQHTTLSSTTLLRNQPFAAGGEVEPEICG from the coding sequence ATGAGCCGCGCGCACGCGCCCTTGCGCCGTCTGGTCCGCCGCCTGCGGACGAGCGAGCGCGGCACCGCCTTCATCGAATTCGCCTTTACCGCGCCGGTGTTTCTGCTCGTCCTGCTCGGCATCTTCGATTATTGCTGGCAGATGTACGCGCAGCAGGTGTTGCAGGGGGTGGTGGCCAAGGCCGGCCGCGATGCGACGCTTGAGGGCTTCGCCGCCGACCAGAGCGCGCTCGACGCGCGGGTCGAGGCGCAGGTGCAAAAGGTGTTCGCGAGCGCCACCGTGACCTTCAATCGCCGTGTTTTTGACGATTACAGCGATATCAGGCCGCTGCGCTGGGTCGATTCGAACGGCAATGGCATCCAGGACCCATCGCCCGATGATTGCTGGGAAGACGGCGGCCGCCAGGGCAATGGCGGCGCCGACGACGTCGTCCAATATACGGTGTCGATGCGCTTCGACCGCGTGCTGCCCGTGTGGCGAATGCTGGGGCAGCCGCAACATACGACGCTGAGTTCGACGACGTTGCTGCGCAACCAGCCCTTTGCCGCGGGCGGCGAGGTCGAGCCGGAGATATGCGGATGA